From a single Pseudorasbora parva isolate DD20220531a chromosome 15, ASM2467924v1, whole genome shotgun sequence genomic region:
- the LOC137041036 gene encoding apolipoprotein B-100-like, translating into MGNMRLCLLLLFGTYAIALSKRFKIYKKYTYWYEAEIQNRVTGTSPLINGPKLSCKVEIDVPLACSFVLRTSECSLTEVVGTDANEAPIYSPAAEAQAFQSAMEKNVLKFVVESETGVKLYPEDDENNILNFKRGIISALIVPVMEKEQNKDMITVHGICATDVKVNTKEDITTDITITRDLSGCDNFKTQRSHTSPLAIITGLQYPLSKLIGSTQTCNYKFDNQKKHMTSATCTEKHIFLPFSYQNKYGISSLVKQILTLQETSKINDRVFDYSSTNPKDLVLEAVDDKVPVQTSEALLFIFRKLISMNDKPDRQLRANIFQSLVTELRGLKHEVLQQTITQMMEEDKLLTWQAFTQCGTPECGSAMFSILKTFDTDAIEVDAVVYALGIMHSPTGLLVKDILEIAQTKQSKPIMYALSNAVRRHFQAERQVTSEILEVYNFITSILGADCAGEKDLTLLTLRVIGNMGEAMEAADPNMKTILLKCMRQPATTLSVQMSAIQAFRRMSVTSDVRSNIQRVALYAKGAVQKRLAAYLILMKKPEASDLEVVKKILTQDQNVQVKSFVASHVYNIIHSRDPEIQELGKRIVKVMQDDEVLTHANYTQLSRNYKVDMFMPGKDVMGSSTQGSVIFDPSSQLPREVMLETTLKAFSYNLDFIEFGMDGKGFEPTVETLFGSNGFFPDTISKAMYWVGDKMPNKINEVLQEWVDPLRTEKTKRQVPENIIREMVRNFNKLSKDLYNQDSPETMAYLRIMGNELGYIKSTNELTAIVDRMATYIQALKYSPAWITKVLMSGDRSIFAHYIFMDNEFSLPTASGFPLKFALSGTFAPGVEGGLRIEPGKRELSFSPSMAVEFVTRMGVFIPKFVSSAVEMHTNMFHESSLNAKITKGDGQIKLSIPAPKGTTELFRVSNKLVMVSKTKVTLVPDTGDRTAIVHCSPFISGINYCTTILNSRAERNSPYFPLSGQSNFVLGIQPTGDITEYAATIAYELLNEGKEGRQKVDSLKMTLKAEGNKPTEASATIKYNRNKNILTTGIAIPDYDIEAGIKVGVTDSIAKGKMITIDIVNKNIHQFSLIGRAKLDTMKDGLLEAQLIVPSLSTEGTLTATLNCVEDLTLELKNKIKLPETNSVQTIIFQYAKDEMRMKIKSDIESEIQKLIPNTALLQSRLDQVFDDIMEHKVVKTDMKLRHIYVKLWEAYHIWMDKIASDVPYLKTLRQNIPELVIPSMPERVFVNSESIFKYKFNKDRVTFTIPLPLGGKTSEDLKIPPFMATPDLTMPQIGLMLPSKQFSLPTFSIPSSYDLSMPLLGMVEVSAKVSTNFYDIEAVFSGGNNTANKSSYTAGYKVVANSPLELLAFTLEGSAQTTGISGDTVKFNIISSLKHKLLDANFSLMETKNPMESKITDAVKTTGNYKIEAFSPLGMQMSMTYTTQVLVSSEISGDGSLDGSLKVGSMSASTTATQTFILQPRTREGKAESTFMVRCPIFQIKNQMKAAAVDGELSFESNTAIENDPVHHTTMFNIELKDVKVTIKSDSVTKVNEQKLQNQVDFTATMKEVTLRIESQADDNTNRVFSQLDGSLNTQGLELNTDATISFSANRASNKGTLSFNKDGLTSSFTTNVQVSSLNFESIVHGGITTTGAVLSVSTKGTVHENSAELKVEGRLASSEVYLNSMYEGDIFNVNTRNRINFKLNEDGLNLSNNLIASHQEMKIENTDCLILTLKSLAIRSESDSYLNENNFYKHNIVVDMHDFTVSLNVNNELKVTGVNLINDAQMMAKLYRMEVTGTLKVAFGEEELRHKYEITYVDKTATSKCSTNGKILGTQIIQSSEFEIVEFSTKFSNEVRFISPSLRLESNILIKAKPFSVNVESSFNSDGVLNLYGKHSGQVKSILLIQAELTSYSHKYECKASTSHQMNNGNSIETNFQHKITSAITPQQQSFNMNMKSTLNDHAFDHSLELFNTLKNTGIELKCTVSTNLLNKANDNQEFAITSALQYEKNSDSHFISLPFIEKLSVLIREVKSSMLTMKDHSIEMLHGIDDKYDINSKGAELSQVIENFDADMFLDDVRFFTSYIVTEMGKNLQSVRNLIDSLDRTTGIITKINEIFSKIDEVFAEFEIEAMVEKIINDAVDLMKQYELREIMQSAASYLNSLDLKPVVERIFGQINKLKKQLNTKVNEIISYDFDTLADEVKQIATDLIRIPCFGMLHGEIEIKSSEHTLKTNAELKNSTDKITANLNSQFQTPIDLLAYTFDATAHLNIPRMKELSLSETVKASHMAFSLDHQGIMSINDVFAQLSSKTTAKATTEPYTADLVNNAFLSTENGFSCTFDTSYIHTVNMPVANIFSEATMTQKAAAQLEYGVFTLTLGNDGKGKYSILDYSDEGTHQSNLEIVINVESIKLIFDGDTESSLLKMKQNVNAEIGGLSQIKFNVHVETETPFIKRSISAMKGQICLKELMFELSGSHDAELIGKVEGTTTNLINFKAVPFEIIFNTKNKKSTKLMLPFTLFSKIDLQNDINLTLSPSVHQASWTSLARFNQFKYSHYISMANGEKEIQISASVNGEADFNVLTLPINIPKLTIPFIDKETPYVEKFSLWEDTGLKTILITPQQTFDMDAKLKYVKNHEMFNMLPVLNSVIRKIEIPIFANNKISPDIYRCHYLAKIPLPSIKDSIMIPVIGDLTYDLSVKTAMIAINTKAEILNQDEIDSQFETKATSEFGVFNGKTSGSATFSMKSGMKLLSNFIVEHQYFENNYNGFLEANTEVLKAVMSNTAKVNLPDVKFMLYHKLTGDAEEGLTVSISSPSAGLLGLQLQSKNLSHHTGRLFSANPSEDNVDILKVDIMIKNSNRLSFQTQWNNEFSSQIILWLKEKVASLKDLKDTITYYITGISSKISQNTLMILRAYQKNIQALLEAATSFMRDTQFQLPGHVEKLSGLEVYNKISVFIFDVIENAITRVPDLFTSYAKAVIEHIKKVEVTIPGSTHIITGRDVLDDIHVAFQEIQSQMITIVKGLRDISIETIVQKLSEILKLSVEKAEELLNANKFQDLDKLSSWMSEVFTDAVNSKILSEITEQVEKYMAINEDYYKTVKVKAQDIFAEMTSEQLNEDIQAWIESMMNWLEVLMNQITKTLKDASKSIQFYVRVSDTELDIDIPIPFIWDFFIRMISHPCIKTLIS; encoded by the exons ATGGGGAATATGAGGCTCTGCCTATTGCTGCTGTTTGGAACTTATGCCATAGCCC tatCTAAAAGATTTAAGATCtacaaaaaatatacatattggTATGAAGCAGAGATCCAAAACAGGGTTACTGGGACCTCTCCTCTCATAAATGGCCCCAAATTGTCCTGCAAG GTTGAAATTGATGTGCCTTTGGCATGCAGCTTTGTGCTCCGGACGAGTGAGTGCTCCCTAACTGAGGTGGTCGGAACAGATGCAAATGAAGCGCCAATCTATTCGCCTGCTGCTGAGGCCCAAGCCTTCCAATCTGCCATGGAAAA GAATGTATTGAAGTTTGTAGTTGAGAGTGAAACTGGTGTGAAACTCTATCCTGAGGATGATGAAAACAACATTCTGAACTTCAAGAGGGGTATCATCTCTGCTCTGATTGTGCCTGTCATGGAGAAAGAGCAGAACAAAGACATG ATTACTGTCCATGGAATCTGTGCCACTGATGTTAAGGTCAATACCAAGGAAGATATTACCACTGACATCACCATCACTAGGGACCTGTCAGGATGTGATAATTTCAAAACCCAACGAAGCCACACCAGCCCTCTTGCCATCATCACTGGTTTG CAATACCCTCTGTCCAAGCTGATTGGCAGTACCCAGACCTGCAACTATAAGTTTGACAACCAAAAGAAGCACATGACCTCTGCCACGTGCACAGAGAAGCACATATTCCTTCCTTTCTCTTACCA GAATAAGTATGGTATCTCTTCTCTTGTGAAACAAATCCTAACACTTCAGGAAACCAGCAAGATAAATGACAGAGTTTTTGATTACA GTTCTACTAACCCCAAGGACTTGGTCTTAGAAGCAGTAGATGATAAAGTGCCAGTCCAGACTTCTGAGGCTCtgctgttcatcttcagaaagcTTATATCTATGAATGATAAACCAGATCGCCAGCTGAGGGCCAACATATTCCAGAGTTTGGTAACTGAACTCCGTGGACTTAAGCATGAGGTTTTGCAGCAGACCATTACTCAGATGATGGAGGAGGACAAGCTCTTGACCTGGCAGGCTTTTACTCAGTGTGGTACTCCAGAGTGTGGTAGTGCCATGTTCAGTATCCTGAAGACCTTTGACACCGATGCCATCGAGGTAGATGCTGTTGTCTATGCTCTAGGAATTATGCACAGCCCTACTGGCCTTTTGGTGAAAGACATATTGGAAATTGCCCAGACTAAGCAGAGCAAGCCAATAATGTATGCTCTCAGCAATGCTGTAAGGCG GCACTTCCAAGCTGAACGTCAGGTCACCTCTGAGATTCTTGAGGTGTATAACTTCATTACCTCCATCCTTGGTGCTGACTGTGCTGGCGAGAAAGATCTGACTTTATTGACCCTAAGG GTTATTGGAAACATGGGAGAGGCTATGGAAGCAGCTGATCCCAACATGAAGACAATTCTGCTTAAGTGCATGAGACAGCCTGCCACGACCCTATCCGTTCAGATGTCTGCCATCCAGGCTTTTAGACGTATGTCTGTGACTTCTGAT GTCCGTTCCAACATTCAGAGAGTGGCTCTTTATGCCAAAGGTGCTGTTCAGAAGAGACTGGCTGCATATCTTATCTTGATGAAAAAGCCAGAGGCAAGCGACCTGGAGGTCGTGAAGAAGATCCTTACCCAGGACCAGAATGTGCAAGTCAAGTCGTTTGTGGCTTCTCATGTCTACAACATAATTCATTCCAGGGATCCTGAAATTCAAGA GTTGGGCAAAAGGATAGTTAAGGTCATGCAGGATGATGAAGTGCTTACCCATGCAAACTACACTCAGCTTTCTCGTAACTATAAGGTGGACATGTTTATGCCAGGAAAGGATGTCATGGGCTCCAGCACGCAGGGAAGCGTCATCTTTGATCCCAGCAGCCAGCTGCCCAGAGAGGTTATGCTTGAGACAACACTAAAAGCCTTCAGTTACAACCTTGACTTTATTGAG TTTGGCATGGACGGCAAAGGATTTGAGCCAACTGTTGAGACTCTCTTTGGAAGCAATGGCTTCTTCCCTGATACAATTTCCAAGGCAATGTACTGGGTTGGGGACAAAATGCCAAACAAAATCAATGAGGTACTACAAGAATGGGTTGACCCTCTGAGAACAGAAAAAACTAAGAGACAG GTTCCTGAGAACATTATAAGGGAAATGGTGCGGAATTTTAACAAGCTTTCAAAGGACCTGTACAACCAGGACTCCCCAGAGACCATGGCTTACTTAAGGATCATGGGGAATGAATTGGGATACATCAAGAGTACCAATGAACTAACAGCTATTGTTGATAGGATGGCCACATATATTCAGGCCCTCAAGTACTCACCTGCTTGG ATTACAAAGGTATTAATGTCTGGAGATCGGAGCATCTTTGCTCACTACATCTTTATGGATAATGAGTTTTCCCTTCCAACTGCCTCTGGATTCCCCCTGAAATTTGCTCTGTCTGGGACTTTTGCACCTGGTGTTGAGGGTGGTCTTCGCATTGAGCCTGGCAAG CGTGAACTGTCCTTTTCACCCTCCATGGCAGTAGAATTTGTCACCCGTATGGGAGTTTTTATCCCAAAGTTTGTTTCCTCTGCTGTGGAAATGCACACTAATATGTTCCACGAAAGCTCTCTTAATGCCAAAATCACTAAGGGCGATGGCCAAATAAAGCTGTCTATTCCAGCACCTAAGGGTACAACCGAACTATTCAGAGTCAG CAACAAGCTAGTGATGGTGTCTAAAACCAAGGTCACACTTGTTCCTGACACAGGCGATAGGACGGCCATAGTGCACTGCAGCCCCTTTATCTCTGGAATAAATTACTGCACCACCATACTTAACTCTAGAGCTGAGAGAAATTCTCCATACTTTCCTCTCAGTGGACAGTCCAA TTTTGTTTTGGGTATCCAGCCCACTGGGGACATCACTGAGTACGCTGCAACTATTGCCTACGAACTTTTGAACGAGGGCAAGGAAGGCCGCCAGAAAGTTGATTCTCTAAAAATGACTTTGAAAGCAGAAG GTAATAAGCCCACAGAGGCATCCGCTACTATTAAGTACAATAGGAACAAGAATATTCTCACCACCGGCATTGCGATTCCAGACTATGATATTGAGGCTGGAATTAAAGTTGGTGTCACTGACAGCATTGCCAAGGGAAAGATGATCACCATTGATATCGTCAACAAAAATATTCACCAGTTTTCTCTCATTGGCCGTGCAAA GCTTGATACCATGAAAGATGGCTTGCTGGAAGCTCAGTTGATTGTGCCCTCACTTAGTACTGAGGGCACTCTTACTGCCACCCTGAACTGTGTTGAAGATTTGACCCTGGAACTCAAGAATAAGATCAAGCTCCCAGAGACCAACTCTGTGCAGACGATTATCTTCCAATATG CTAAAGATGAAATGAGGATGAAGATTAAGTCTGACATAGAATCTGAGATACAGAAGCTAATTCCTAATACAGCACTTCTTCAGAGTCGCCTGGATCAGGTCTTTGATGACATCATGGAACATAAAGTTGTCAAGACTGACATGAAGCTCCGTCACATTTATGTAAAACTGTGGGAG GCTTACCACATTTGGATGGATAAAATTGCATCTGATGTGCCCTACCTTAAGACATTAAGACAGAACATTCCTGAGTTGGTTATTCCATCTATGCCTGAGAGGGTGTTCGTGAACAG TGAGAGCATATTCAAATACAAGTTCAACAAAGATCGTGTCACTTTCACCATTCCTTTGCCTCTTGGGGGAAAGACATCTGAGGACCTGAAAATCCCTCCCTTCATGGCCACCCCCGACCTAACTATGCCTCAGATTGGTCTAATGCTGCCCTCTAAACAGTTCAGTCTACCCACCTTCTCCATCCCCTCAAGCTATGATCTCTCAATGCCTCTTCTCGGAATGGTAGAGGTATCTGCAAAAGTGAGCACTAACTTTTATGATATAGAGGCGGTTTTCTCTGGTGGCAACAACACTGCCAATAAGTCCAGCTATACTGCAGGCTACAAAGTTGTTGCTAACAGCCCTTTGGAACTTCTTGCCTTTACTCTGGAAG GATCTGCCCAAACTACTGGCATCTCAGGGGACACTGTGAAGTTCAACATAATTTCTTCCCTGAAGCATAAGCTCTTAGATGCAAATTTCAGCCTAATGGAAACAAAAAATCCAATGGAATCTAAAATCACAGATGCAGTGAAAACAACAGGAAATTACAAGATTGAAGCATTCAGCCCTCTGGGTATGCAGATGTCAATGACATACACAACCCAGGTTTTAGTCTCTTCTGAAATCTCAGGTGATGGCAGTTTAGATGGATCGCTAAAAGTAGGATCGATGTCTGCTAGCACCACTGCCACCCAAACCTTTATACTTCAACCCAGAACCAGAGAGGGAAAAGCTGAATCCACTTTCATGGTCAGATGTCCCATTTTCCAAATTAAAAACCAGATGAAAGCTGCAGCAGTCGATGGAGAACTTTCATTTGAGTCAAACACTGCCATAGAAAATGACCCAGTCCATCACACCACCATGTTCAACATTGAACTGAAAGATGTTAAGGTTACCATTAAGTCTGATTCTGTCACCAAAGTTAATGAGCAAAAGCTTCAAAACCAGGTAGACTTCACAGCAACCATGAAAGAAGTCACTCTCAGGATTGAGTCCCAGGCTGATGACAACACAAACCGAGTTTTCTCCCAACTTGATGGATCCCTGAACACCCAGGGACTGGAGCTCAATACTGATGCCACTATCAGCTTTTCTGCCAACCGTGCCTCCAACAAAGGCACCCTGTCATTCAACAAAGATGGCCTTACCTCTAGCTTTACCACCAATGTTCAGGTCAGCTCTCTGAACTTTGAAAGCATTGTCCATGGTGGCATTACAACCACTGGTGCTGTATTGTCTGTCTCGACCAAGGGAACAGTCCACGAGAACAGTGCTGAACTCAAAGTCGAGGGAAGACTTGCAAGCTCAGAGGTATACCTAAACAGTATGTATGAGGGTGACATTTTCAATGTCAACACTAGAAACAGAATCAATTTCAAGTTGAATGAAGATGGCCTGAACCTCTCTAACAACTTAATTGCATCACATCAGGAGATGAAAATAGAAAACACAGACTGTCTGATACTTACCCTTAAATCTCTGGCCATCCGCTCTGAGTCGGACAGCTATCTGAATGAGAATAACTTCTACAAGCACAACATAGTAGTAGACATGCATGACTTTACAGTGTCTTTAAATGTTAACAATGAACTTAAAGTCACTGGTGTCAACTTGATTAATGATGCTCAGATGATGGCAAAACTCTACAGGATGGAAGTTACTGGAACTCTGAAAGTAGCATTTGGTGAAGAGGAATTGAGACATAAATATGAGATCACCTATGTTGACAAGACAGCCACTTCAAAGTGCAGCACCAATGGAAAAATCTTGGGTACTCAAATTATTCAAAGCTCTGAGTTTGAGATTGTTGAATTTTCCACTAAGTTCAGCAATGAGGTGCGCTtcatctctccctctcttcGTCTGGAGAGCAACATCCTCATTAAAGCAAAACCTTTTAGTGTAAATGTTGAGAGCTCCTTCAACTCTGATGGAGTGCTCAACCTATATGGTAAACACAGTGGCCAGGTGAAAAGCATCCTGCTCATTCAAGCTGAACTTACATCTTACTCACACAAGTATGAATGCAAGGCCTCGACCTCTCACCAGATGAACAATGGAAACTCCATTGAAACTAACTTCCAGCATAAAATAACCAGCGCTATCACCCCTCAGCAGCAGAGTTTTAACATGAATATGAAGTCTACTCTGAATGACCATGCCTTTGACCACTCCCTGGAACTCTTCAACACTCTAAAGAACACAGGTATTGAACTGAAATGCACCGTGTCTACCAACCTCTTGAACAAAGCAAATGATAATCAGGAATTTGCCATCACAAGTGCTCTGCAATATGAGAAGAACAGTGATAGTCATTTTATTTCCCTGCCTTTTATTGAGAAGCTGTCTGTTCTCATAAGGGAGGTTAAAAGTTCAATGCTCACCATGAAAGATCATAGCATTGAAATGCTTCATGGTATTGATGATAAATATGACATTAACAGCAAAGGAGCTGAACTTTCACAGGTAATTGAAAATTTTGATGCAGATATGTTCTTGGATGATGTGAGATTTTTCACCTCTTACATAGTAACAGAAATGGGTAAAAATCTGCAATCTGTAAGGAACTTGATTGACAGTTTAGACCGAACAACTGGCATTATCACCAAGATAAATGAAATCTTCAGTAAAATTGATGAGGTCTTCGCAGAATTCGAGATTGAGGCAATGGTCGAGAAAATCATCAACGATGCTGTGGATTTAATGAAACAATATGAGCTAAGGGAAATTATGCAATCAGCTGCAAGTTACCTAAACTCTCTTGACTTAAAACCAGTGGTTGAACGAATCTTTGGACAGATTAATAAACtgaaaaaacaactaaataccAAAGTCAATGAAATTATATCTTATGATTTTGACACTTTGGCTGATGAAGTAAAGCAGATTGCCACTGACCTCATTAGAATCCCCTGCTTTGGAATGCTACATGGTGAGATTGAGATCAAATCCTCTGAGCACACTCTGAAGACAAATGCTGAACTCAAGAACTCAACAGACAAGATCACTGCTAACCTGAATTCTCAGTTCCAGACTCCCATTGATCTCCTGGCCTATACCTTTGATGCCACTGCTCACCTTAACATCCCTAGAATGAAAGAGCTGTCCTTGTCTGAGACAGTGAAAGCCAGTCACATGGCTTTCTCTCTTGATCACCAGGGAATCATGTCCATCAATGACGTTTTTGCCCAGTTATCTTCCAAGACCACAGCTAAGGCAACCACAGAACCATACACTGCTGACTTAGTGAACAATGCATTTCTGAGCACAGAGAATGGCTTTTCGTGTACTTTTGATACCTCTTACATCCACACTGTGAACATGCCAGTGGCCAACATCTTCAGTGAAGCTACAATGACCCAAAAAGCTGCTGCTCAGCTGGAATATGGCGTATTCACTCTCACCCTTGGGAATGATGGCAAAGGAAAATACTCTATCCTTGATTATTCCGATGAAGGAACACATCAGAGTAACTTGGAGATTGTCATAAATGTGGAGTCCATAAAACTGATCTTTGATGGTGACACTGAGAGTAGTCTTCTCAAAATGAAGCAGAACGTAAATGCTGAGATTGGTGGTTTGTCTCAGATTAAGTTTAATGTTCATGTAGAAACAGAAACCCCCTTCATCAAAAGAAGCATTTCAGCAATGAAAGGGCAGATTTGTTTGAAGGAACTCATGTTTGAGCTAAGTGGTTCTCATGATGCTGAACTCATTGGCAAAGTTGAAGGCACCACTACCAACTTAATTAACTTCAAGGCTGTACCTTTTGAAATTATCTTTAACACCAAGAACAAGAAAAGCACAAAGCTGATGCTTCCCTTTACGTTATTCAGTAAAATTGATTTACAAAACGATATAAATTTAACTCTGAGTCCCTCTGTGCACCAGGCCAGCTGGACTAGTCTTGCTAGGTTCAATCAATTTAAGTACTCTCATTATATCAGTATGGCTAATGGCGAGAAGGAaattcagatctctgcatcagtCAATGGTGAGGCTGACTTTAATGTGCTGACATTGCCAATTAACATTCCTAAATTGACTATCCCATTCATTGACAAGGAAACACCATATGTAGAGAAATTTTCTTTATGGGAGGACACAGGCCTTAAAACAATCTTGATCACACCTCAACAGACCTTTGATATGGATGCAAAGCTTAAGTATGTGAAGAACCATGAGATGTTCAACATGCTGCCAGTCCTCAATTCTGTTATTAGGAAAATTGAAATACCCATTTTTGCAAATAACAAAATCTCTCCTGATATATACAGATGTCATTATTTGGCCAAGATCCCTCTTCCCAGTATAAAGGATTCAATTATGATCCCTGTCATCGGAGACCTGACCTATGACTTGTCAGTGAAAACTGCTATGATCGCCATAAATACCAAGGCTGAGATCCTTAATCAGGATGAAATTGATTCCCAGTTTGAAACTAAGGCTACATCTGAGTTTGGTGTTTTTAATGGCAAAACCAGTGGCTCTGCCACCTTTAGCATGAAGTCAGGTATGAAATTGCTTAGCAATTTCATTGTGGAGcatcaatattttgagaacaACTATAATGGATTTCTTGAGGCCAACACAGAAGTATTGAAGGCTGTTATGTCAAATACTGCCAAAGTAAATCTGCCAGATGTGAAATTTATGCTTTACCACAAATTAACTGGAGATGCAGAAGAAGGTCTTACTGTCTCTATATCTTCCCCATCTGCTGGACTCCTTGGTCTTCAGCTACAGAGCAAGAACTTATCCCACCATACTGGAAGACTTTTTAGTGCAAACCCA TCTGAGGATAATGTGGACATTCTGAAGGTTGACATTATGATAAAGAACTCAAACAGACTGAGTTTCCAGACACAGTGGAACAATGAGTTCTCTAGTCAGATTATTTTGTGGCTAAAGGAGAAAGTTGCTTCATTAAAGGACTTGAAAGACACCATTACATATTACATCACCGGAATCAGCAGTAAGATTTCACAGAACACTTTAATGATCCTAAGAGCATACCAGAAGAATATTCAAGCCCTACTGGAAGCAGCTACTTCATTTATGAGGGACACCCAGTTCCAGCTTCCTGGACATGTTGAGAAACTCTCTGGACTTGAGGTCTACAATAAAATCAGTGTCTTCATTTTTGATGTCATTGAAAATGCCATCACAAGGGTGCCAGATCTCTTTACCTCATATGCTAAAGCTGTCATTGAACATATTAAAAAAGTAGAAGTCACAATTCCTGGGTCTACCCATATTATCACTGGAAGAGATGTGTTGGATGACATCCATGTTGCATTTCAGGAGATCCAAAGCCAAATGATCACCATTGTGAAGGGTCTAAGAGATATAAGCATTGAGACCATTGTGCAGAAATTGTCTGAAATTCTGAAATTAAGTGTGGAGAAAGCAGAGGAACTCCTTAACGCTAACAAATTTCAAGATCTTGACAAGCTGTCATCCTGGATGTCTGAAGTCTTCACTGATGCTGTCAATTCCAAAATCTTGAGTGAAATAACTGAGCAGGTTGAGAAGTACATGGCAATTAATGAGGACTATTATAAAACTGTCAAAGTCAAAGCCCAGGACATTTTTGCTGAGATGACCAGTGAGCAACTAAATGAAGACATACAAGCTTGGATTGAATCTATGATGAACTGGCTGGAAGTTCTCATGAACCAAATTACTAAGACCCTCAAAGATGCCAGCAAGAGCATCCAGTTTTATGTCAGAGTAAGTGACACAGAGTTGGACATTGACATTCCTATTCCATTCATATGGGATTtctttattagaatgatttctcaTCCTTGTATTAAGACACTAATTAGCTAA